AAATCTGAGCTAACTGATTCTACATTTAATAGCTGCAACATCGTTTCGGAGCGCTCAAATGCGCTAATACCTGTTTCCGTCGTTTTATAATCGATACTGACAGTAAAGGCTGTTTGATGATTGTCCGTATTGTGTTGGACCATCGGATTCAAATCAAGACGATCCGCTAACTTTTGGGTTATAGGTGTGCAAATCAACCCACGACCATACGTTGCCATAAAGTTAATGTTTTCTGGGGTCGCATAATCTGCCAACACTAGAAAATCTCCTTCATTTTCTCTACTTTCATCATCTACAACAATAATGATTTTTCCTTTTTTTAAATCTTCTACTGCTTCTTCAATTGTATTGAACATATGTAACGTACCGCCTTTTCGTTAGAATCCATTTTGCCTTAAAAAGTCCATTGTGATAGGTGAACTTTCTTTCTTTCGCTCCAAGTGATTTATCACGTACTTGCCAAGTAAATCATTTTCAATGTTCACTACATCATGCTCTCGTTTAATGCCGAGAAGTGTTTCACTAAATGTAAGTGGAATAAGGGAAACAGTCAGCTGCTTTGGCTTTATATCGAAAATAGTTAAACTAATGCCATCTACTGCAACCGAACCTTTTAGCATACAAAATTTACTTAGTTCTTCACTAATGTCAATATCCACGTATACGGCGTTTTCGACTTTTCTTTTTCTTAAAATGACGCCGGTTCCATCCACATGTCCGGAAACAAAGTGACCGCCAAATCGACCGTTTGCAGGCATTGCACGCTCCAAATTAACCGCATGACCAATTTGTAAAGATTGAATGCTTGTAGACTTTACTGTTTCTGGCATAACATCCACTGTAAAGAGATTATTCGAGAAGGAAATGACTGTTAAACAGACACCATTAACCGCAATACTATCGCCTAAATGGATGTCTTCTACAATCTTTTTAGATTCCAGCGTTAACTGCATACTATTTAGTCCGCTTTTCATCGATTTAACCTTGCCTAAGTCTTCTACAATTCCCGTGAACATTAAATACACCTCTTTTCTATTTCGAAATTTTTACTCAAAATTAAAACCCCATAGAAACATCTCTAAGGGGGATTTAGGAAAGTTATGTTTTACGCGTCAACAAATAGACCTCTTGAAGTAGTATTTTTCTCCATAAGGAAATAAGCCTGCACGTACATCCTTCTCCCATCCAGACTATACTGTCGGCTTTGGAGTTGCACCAAATCCTGCCTTTTAAAAAAGGCTCACGGGCTTAGAATTGCTTCATCACCGTCGATTGGGAATTTCACCCGACCCCGAAGGACTACATGTATGAAATTTTGCTAGGTTTTATTCAAAAATAAAACCCCATAGATATATCTCTACGGGGTGATTAGGAAAATTACAATTTACGCAACAACAAATAAACGTATGGAAGTGTATTTTTCTCCATAAGAAAATAAGCTTGCTCGTACATCCTTCTCCCATCCAGACTATACTGTCGGCTTTGGAGTTGCACCAAATCCTGCCTTAAAAAAGGCTCACGGGCTTAGAATTGCTTCATCACCGTCGATTGGGAATTTCACCCGACCCCGAAGGACTATTCATCTATAAAAAAATTATAGCACTTTAAGAGAAAATTTTCATGTATAAAAATAAACTTAAATTGCTTCATTTCTTTTCTTGAAAGTGAACACAAAGAAAGACAGACTTATTTCAGCCTGTCCATCTACTTTCTTTACATATTATTTTTTTACTAGTTTAACCATATAAGACATTGCTTCATTTAAGTCAACATTCTCATGATACTCCCAAGTCTTGTAGTTCATCGCCCCACCAGGTTTAATATCGACAAGCATAAGGTCAGTATTCTCTAATAACATTTTCAAATCTTGAGGAGAATAACATCTTAAAGATTGAGTAACTTTCCCATCCTCATCAAACCAAGTATCAAGCATGCGGCAATTCATGAAATCAAAGTCATACTTTCGTAGTGTACTTCCTGTCCTCATCTTTTGGCCTGCAACACTTGCCCAATACCAAGGAGTATAAATATCGATTAATATACATCCATCGGGTTTTAGCCAATTGCTCAATCGTTTTAATAATTTGTGTTGATCTTGATCATCACCAATGACAAATCCATCTATATAACAAATAACGTCAAAGGATTTATCAAGTTCGACCTTATAAAAGTCCCCCTCGATGATTTCAAGATCACCGATTAGCCTAAGTTCGCTTTTCAGCTTTTTCATGTAGTCAATTCGAGATGTTACTAGCTCTACAGCTGTAACATCATATCCTTTTTTAGCAGCTGTTATTGCAAACTCACCGCCTCCAGCACCTAACTCCAAAATGGACTGGAAAGGTCTAGAAGCAAAAGTCTCTATTTTCGTCAATATTTCCTCATGCTCTTCGTTCGGGCCTTTAAAGCCGTCTTTATATAATTGAAATTGTTTGTCGTAAAAATTCTTTACCCATTCCATACTGAACACTCCTTATTCAACATTTTTTTCATTCAATAAGGTCGATCAGGATGAATCAATTGTAAAGCAGCATATAATGCCCTCCGATAAATTGTAGTTCAATATATTATAACAAAAAAATCGTTCTATTCAAAAAAAACAAAAAAATGGATCAGTAACATAAACAGATAATAGGTTACATGCCTTTTTAGTCAATATATATTCGAAAAAACATATGAAATAATTAAAATAGTATTGGAACTTACATAAAATCACCACTCATGAATCCTCTCAAACGGGATATTTAACTCTCGTATTTTTTGGTCGATTCGGATTCGAATTTCCTCTGTTAATAGACCATTTTTCTTAAGTTGAAATTCCTCTCCATCTGGAAAGTAGAATACATAAAATGGCTGGACGTCATTTTCTAAGTCA
The nucleotide sequence above comes from Psychrobacillus glaciei. Encoded proteins:
- the ribE gene encoding riboflavin synthase — encoded protein: MFTGIVEDLGKVKSMKSGLNSMQLTLESKKIVEDIHLGDSIAVNGVCLTVISFSNNLFTVDVMPETVKSTSIQSLQIGHAVNLERAMPANGRFGGHFVSGHVDGTGVILRKRKVENAVYVDIDISEELSKFCMLKGSVAVDGISLTIFDIKPKQLTVSLIPLTFSETLLGIKREHDVVNIENDLLGKYVINHLERKKESSPITMDFLRQNGF
- a CDS encoding class I SAM-dependent methyltransferase, which encodes MEWVKNFYDKQFQLYKDGFKGPNEEHEEILTKIETFASRPFQSILELGAGGGEFAITAAKKGYDVTAVELVTSRIDYMKKLKSELRLIGDLEIIEGDFYKVELDKSFDVICYIDGFVIGDDQDQHKLLKRLSNWLKPDGCILIDIYTPWYWASVAGQKMRTGSTLRKYDFDFMNCRMLDTWFDEDGKVTQSLRCYSPQDLKMLLENTDLMLVDIKPGGAMNYKTWEYHENVDLNEAMSYMVKLVKK